AGGGCAATGAAGGTCATACAGATGGCTAGTGATAGAGATTTTGATAATGTTGGTAAGTGAagaagtatctgtgtgtgtaatttaGAGTTTTTTAAAGTATGTCTTATATCTATTTTAGTTCTTAGCATGTAGAAGGTTTTATTGTTGAAaagaatatttgtataatttttagaattcctttttaaaataagattattACAAACATGGAAGGTAAGCAAGAATCAAGACAAATTTAAATAACAACATATTTACTTACAGTTGTAAGCATCTGCCGAGTGATGGGACGTCGTGCTCTTTCCTTGGGACGTTTGGGTGCTGCTATTTGGTGGGGCGTCCGATCTAGAGATGCGGCTTTCACATCACATCTTGCTCACCAGGTTCCTAAAACTGTTGTTTTAAAAGTGTTGTCAGTCATATGTATGTAGTTGCTCAGTCAGCATACCTGTGGCAGCATAATAGTGTTTCTTGATAAACTTGTGTTGTTCCTAGGATATAATACTAAGTAATGTTTGTGAGACATGAATCACTAAGGGATTAATTATACACAAGATATATGATTGCTCATTTAATCTTCTTTGATTACAGTGCGATAAGTCATCTGTATTGATTGATAGgctgcatatatttttcttttctatgttaGTATATGTTACATGAACTCAGACTAACCTatgtgatatttttgttttgtgaaatgcaTAAATGTAGAGTACCAGTTGTATATCATATTTCTAATAGTAGAGACATCATATGTTGGTGTCACTATTACATACAGGCACCTATAATGAagaaaaatcttaatttttttaaaacttttgtttatGAAGTACAGCTACCAGCTATTAGCTGCCTAATGCCCTTCAGATACCAAACAAGCTagacataaaaaggggaaactgtCATTGCATGCCAACAACGCTGCCTTACGTACAACAAGGCAGTTATTAATACTGCAGTTGTGGGGATAGTGTTCAACTAATTTCTTATACTTCAGGAAGAAATCTCCAAGTTTGATAGTTTTAATCTCGTTATACCACTCATAAATCATGCTATTATGCATAGGGCTAAAATACTTAGCAGCTCACTGGAAACAGATACATTATTCTGATATTAAGGATGAGGAATATTACTCTTTCATATGCTATGATAGNNNNNNNNNNNNNNNNNNNNNNNNNNNNNNNNNNNNNNNNNNNNNNNNNNNNNNNNNNNNNNNNNNNNNNNNNNNNNNNNNNNNNNNNNNNNNNNNNNNNNNNNNNNNNNNNNNNNNNNNNNNNNNNNNNNNNNNNNNNNNNNNNNNNNNNNNNNNNNNNNNNNNNNNNNNNNNNNNNNNNNNNNNNNNNNNNNNNNNNNNNNNNNNNNNNNNNNNNNNNNNNNNNNNNNNNNNNNNNNNNNNNNNNNNNNNNNNNNNNNNNNNNNNNNNNNNNNNNNNNNNNNNNNNNNNNNNNNNNNNNNNNNNNNNNNNNNNNNNNNNNNNNNNNNNNNNNNNNNNNNNNNNNNNNNNNNNNNNNNNNNNNNNNNNNNNNNNNNNNNNNNNNNNNNNNNNNNNNNNNNNNNNNNNNNNNNNNNNNNNNNNNNNNNNNNNNNNNNNNNNNNNNNNNNNNNNNNNNNNNNNNNNNNNNNNNNNNNNNNNNNNNNNNNNNNNNNNNNNNNNNNNNNNNNNNNNNNNNNNNNNNNNNNNNNNNNNNNNNNNNNNNNNNNNNNNNNNNNNNNNNNNNNNNNNNNNNNCTCATTTACATCTAATTTTTCTCATTAACACAGTATATTCCGTGTTGTTTTTCACAATTTGAATATGTTATCAGTAATTAACTCATACATATGCAGATTAAAGacctgtatatattatcatttagttTTTACTCTCACTCCCTTAGATCTTGCACAAGTATGTAGCTGAGGGGAAATTTGAGTCATCTCCCCTTCTCGATCACTTGGGGCCTGCCATGCTCCTTTCAGACACCCTGACTTTCCTTGGTAAGTTGATTTCTAGTTTTtctagaaacgcacacacacgcgcgcgcgNNNNNNNNNNNNNNNNNNNNNNNNNNNNNNNNNNNNNNNNNNNNNNNNNNNNNNNNNNNNNNNNNNNNNNNNNNNNNNNNNNNNNNNNNNNNNNNNNNNNNNNNNNNNNNNNNNNNNNNNNNNNNNNNNNNNNNNNNNNNNNNTatattctcccctccccattgGTCAGTGGTACCATCCACGGGTCATAATTTTTTTCCAGAATAACCATTCTACAGCTTATCAATTCTGTACAAAGGACCATTGTGAgtattttggggccttttttttcaattttacgtaAAATACATTTCACNNNNNNNNNNNNNNNNNNNNNNNNNAATTGGGCTCTGACAAACTCTTTTGAATGTAAGTAAGGATTCAAGGCACAttccatgtgtaaatatatacaaaacttaCATTTTGAAAGNNNNNNNNNNNNNNNNNNNNNNNNNNNNNNNNNNNNNNNNNNNNNNNNNNNNNNNNNNNNNNNNNNNATTCATAAACTCTATGCACAGTGTCATTATCAAATGGCGTAAACATATTTGCAACTTGCAAAAGTCTGTACAGGTGTTACCTGGCGGNNNNNNNNNNNNNNNNNNNNNNNNNNNNNNNNNNNNNNNNNNNNNNNNNNNNNNNNNNNNNNNNNNNNNNNNNNNNNNNNNNNNNNNCCTCATTTGTGTATGAATACTGTAGGCTGACTCCAAATAACCCTGTCCCCCTGATTCAGGGACAGTCCCTTTAAGTAATCATTCCATGCTCATTGAAAGATAGGCTGTTATAAAAGCCTGATTGATGCAAATTGTTCATAATTTGTAAATTTGTTAGAGTTGCAGTAGGTTCtctcacctgtgtgtgtgtgtgagttatattgAGTTTTTCCACACCCTTCTTTTAATTCAGAaactattatttaattgtttcagggttttttcttttttttcNNNNNNNNNNNNNNNNNNNNNNNNNNNNNNNNNNNNNNNNNNNNNNNNNNNNNNNNNNNNNNNNNAAATGTACTAGGCATAAAGAACGCTGTTTTATATAAATTGCGGAAAGAAAATCAAACTTAGGAAGCTGGTAGCCATTTATCATCTTTACAATGTACACAAGTACTTGACTTGCCCTTTCCCAACAGGTAAATACAGAGAGTTCCACACCCTATACCAGGATGGGAAGTTTCAGAATGCAGCCACTTTACTTGTATCTTTGATCTCCTCCAAATTGGCTCCTGAGTAGTAAGTATTTATACTNNNNNNNNNNNNNNNNNNNNNNNNNNNNNNNNNNNNNNNNNNNNNNNNNNNNNNNNNNNNNNNNNNNNNACACCTTTTCTCAATTTNNNNNNNNNNNNNNNNNNNNNNNNNNNNNNNNNNNNNNNNNNNNNNNNNNNNNTTCNNNNNNNNNNNNNNNNNNNNNNNNNNNNNNNNNNNNNNNNNNNNNNNNNNNNNNNNNNNNNNNNNNNNNNNNNNNNNNNNNNGTGATTTTTTGCCTCTTGTTGATAAATATTCATagcttcaaatttttttctttatggtatTGAACTAAAAACCAATGTAACAAAAACTATTTATAAATCATTTCAGCTTTTGGCCAGTCCTTCTTTTGGATGCTTTACCTCTTCTGAAGAGTGAAGAACCTGTTATTACTGCAGAACAGACTTACGAGCTCATGTACTGTTTACATAATCTTagtcataacataaataaaaagtgaGTAGTCTTTGGTGTTGTAAGCATATACTTAGTTGTTCATAcaaaggttagaaacttgccttCCCAAATTGTGATACTGTTCTAGTgttctttgtagttttttttaagtaGTCTGCATCTCATATGAATTGTAGTAAATACAGTGAGTAAATAACCAAATTTATACAAGAAATTATTTATagatgtgaatatatagatatagagtaattGTGCATAAATAATTGTAAATTCCACACTTGTTTCAGTTCTTTTCACATATTCTCACATTTGGATTTTTTTACTTCCATAAATTACAGAGATAAGAATAGCCCATTGGAGACAGAAGCAGCCATTACTTCCTtcttggagaaggagaaagacatcCGATTAGCACTGTCAGACAATTTGGCACGGGCGGTAATCCATGAGGGTTCCATGAACGATTAATACTTGGAGGCATTTCATATTTTATAGCTACCACATAGTGCgtattttcttttgtaataagtcatttctctattttagggaatgttttctattttatttgcaaGTATCCTTGATGTCTTTAaatatctgttttttgttttatttataataataatttggaatTAAAATGTATGTTACTTACGAGCAAGTTTTACCTTCCCATCCCCCCAATCCATGGATTTAAATGCATTGAGCCTTTATTTAAGCAGATATGTCTTGTTATATCCAATGATTTCTACTTTTCAGTGTATAATGGTATCTGAGAACTGTTGACAGGATTAGTGTCATATTGAGGGAAGGGAATAGCTAGGTCCAAAGAAGTGGTATTTTCCTATGGCTCACCTCATTTTGTGTAGTCTTTTATGTGTTACAGAGAAAAAGTTTCTGTTAATTGTAATTACAAACATTCTTTGATATTTTGAGTATGAAACAGTTGGTCTCTTATTATGACTTGGACATGATACATTAGACACAATCAGGGTTAGTGGAACTGCAATTCTACTGATACCCAGTCTTCGAATAATCGTGGTCTCATTGATCTAATCTGAAAAGATTTTCCCTAAAATATGTGAGAAGTAATTACTTAAGGTTGTGGCCAAATTTGCTCTAAATGTTTTGTATGCATACATGGCATTTCATTGGGAAATAGTAGGAATTCATTATAAATGTCCAATGTTCAAAACAGATATGTATGCCTTGGAAAgtaaatttcatttaattttttcccctgccACCTTTCCTCAAGAATATATGATGGTTTATTTTACTGAGAAATACAGTTGTAACAGGATGCTTGTGCCATATTTTACAGTTTTTACTCATGTGTCAGTATGTGCAAATTTAGTGGGAAAACAAGGTCATACTAAAAATGTGGCATGGCCATCACTTTCCAGTGACCTTAAAGTTACATGATCCAAGTCTACGAAAATGCCAGATCTTCAGCCTTTGttaaattaaaaactttaaaaaatggatTCATGTGGTACAAATTATAGGGTGACTTGTTGAAGTCATCACTCCCAAACcaattgaatataaaatataaattcttgATAATGTGGGTGccataattaacaaaaatttacatattGTGATTTATCTTACTAATCCTTCTGTGGGAAATATTTCTAAAGCTCCATCCAGATGAACAGCAATGGCTAGTGAGTGGATANNNNNNNNNNNNNNNNNNNNNNNNNNNNNNNNNNNNNNNNNNNNNNNNNNNNNNNNNNNNNNNNNNNNNNNNNNNNNNNNNNNNNNNNNNNNNNNNNNNNNNNNNNNNNNNNNNNNNNNNNNNNNNNNNNNNNNNNNNNNNNNNNNNNNNNNNNNNNNNNNNNNNNNNNNNNNNNNNNNNNNNNNNNNNNNNNNNNNNNNNNNNNNNNNNNNNNNNNNNNNNNNNNNNNNNNNNNNNNNNNNNNNNNNNNNNNNNNNNNNNNNNNNNNNNNNNNNNNNNNNNNNNNNNNNNNNNNNNNNNNNNNNNNNNNNNNNNNNNNNNNNNNNNNNNNNNNNNNNNNNNNNNNNNNNNNNNNNNNNNNNNNNNNNNNNNNNNNNNNNNNNNNNNNNNNNNNNNNNNNNNNNNNNNNNNNNNNNNNNNNNNNNNNATATTATATGCTTGTTTAGCAGTGTTACCATATCAAGCAGTCCCCAGCAGTTGTCGCCTACCACCGGGAACACAACAGAACAAGCGGTGATGAAGTAATCATCATTGTGGTGGTTTAGTAAAACATCAGGCAGTACCCTGCACTTGTGCCCACCAAACACCCTCTAAATGTTATTTTGGAACATTATTTGGTTAGTGTTTGCCAGATGGGCACTGTCTGTTCGTGTGAATGGGGCCTGATCCATGATTGAAATGCTGTTATAAAAAGTATAGAAGATAATAACATGCAATTTTCTGTGGCACAGAAGAcaagtattttcatttttcatctttgtgaTAATACTTTGTTCACTCTCAGGAACAGGAAAAATACAAATTCATCCTCGACCTTGAAGTAATCTGATTTCGCAAGTCTCTTTTGAGGGAGAAACAGTGGCAGAaactcataataaatatattgtatataattccAGATGTGTAAACAAGTATTAAGTGTTAGCTGAttagaatggagaagaaaaaagatgaagtacTAGAGTCCAGGGTGatttgccagtttttccttttagaAGATAGGATGTATTAATTATTTCCAAGATCTGGAGTGTAATGCTGGctgtctgtccttttttttttacagaaaatactTTCCATTACATGGGGAATAACTGACAAAAGTATGCATTTTCAATGTCAGGAAAGAGCATCTGTATtcaatcatttccatttttttcttatagtacTTGCATTTGTGAATTTGTTTGTATACTATGGGATTTTGAAAGAGGATTAACAAACACTGCATATCATAACTAAAGAGTTTCATTTACTTGTCAGTGTTCACAATTCCTCACACTATTTCCCAAATGCAGTCATATGCAATATCAAGTTATATTATGGACTGCCATGTGAATCTGGAACTTTCCTAAATGATGTAGGATATATTTAACCTTTGTGCATGAACCAatattcctatataaaaaaagtacATCAATTAgcagattaaaatatatttttttatataataaaaatatttagtcATTACNNNNNNNNNNNNNNNNNNNNNNNNNNNNNNTACAGTAgcgaatttttcttttctcagtataaggtttaaatatatgataaaaaaaaagcagagctCAAGGTTTGAGTTTCAATTTCTATAAATTGCTTATGTTCAGTCCTTGCAAAATGCTTTAAAAATCCTAGATAATGCACCTGTACAATGAATTCTATTGTTTTTTGTCACTAATCCACCCCCAAACTCAGTTACAATGGGAAAAAATCTGTGTACACTGCTCGGACAATTCCAtggcagagggaaagaaaataactaccataaaaaaatcTGTGTAATTTCTATTGTAGCTTTTTCAGAGCCTTTTAAGAACCTATATATAACATCCAAAGCACTGAAAGTTGCACAATGTTACTGACCACAGAATATGAATAAAGTTGAAAAGCGAATAATCATAACTTCCTACTCTCATGCAGGTAGATATTTGGGTTGCAAAGTACATTTAACAATTGAAATTTGTAAGAAAAATTACCGAACAGCTGTTTCCTGCCTGTCTTACATATTTCAGTTTTGCTCGTGGCTAAAAAACAGTTCAGTAGCTTTGCGATCTCTTACTTTACTTAACATTCACTAGCAGCACTGACTATTGCAtttatcccttttattatcaAGTCTGAATACCAATGGTTGTTTAAGCACTGCAGAATGTGAtcttgtttgttgcttttttttttctcattttttaacaGCCAATTGTATGGATACATTGGAATTTGCCACACAATTATTTTATGTTTCAATTCTCAAGGGTAATAGAAACTCTAAGGGTGCAGTAAATGATAATGTATTGGAAGCTTTGACAGTCTGAAAGTGGAAGAGTGAAGAAGTGGTTCAAATACCCACCTGGAAGAGGGGGGAGCATTCAggcaccctccacccctcccccacactccagGAATAATGTGCttccataaaaattatatagaaaaaaaaacttttttttgtattgttttgtataaCCTTACAAGTCATGGAATAGTTTAGAgtgaaatgaagttttttttttttttatgagttcaaAGAACTCacagttttcttgttttccttctcttttttggcaaatttttcaCTTTAATTGATGCATCACACTACATTGTCCCGTAAAGAATGCCCTGTACTGTCTCTCCAATAACTGTTTACACGTTAAAGCACTACCCTTTATCACAGGCAGTGCAAAGTCAGTACGTTGTGCAACGTAGTGCAACACCTCTAGCGTTTTAGTACACATGGTAGCCCCACTTGTCATCACAGTCACAGCTAAATCATCACCAATTTGCCTCACTGCTGTTGATGCTGCTGTTGGTAGGGAGGACGCTGGCCTTGGTATCCACCCCCACGGCCTCTGAAGTTTCCTCGGGGTCCTTGTCCTCTGAAGCCACCACGACCACCGCGAGGANNNNNNNNNNNNNNNNNNNNNNNNNNNNNNNNNNNNNNNNNNNNNNNNNNNNNNNNATAGGCTCCTCGGCCATTCTGGTAGCCGCCTCCGCCACTGTTGCCCCGACCGCCCCGGAATCCACCCCTGGTTCCAAAGCCTCTGCCCCTGCCTCCTCGGTAACCTCCTCTTCTTTCATAGTCTCCATGTCCATTGGTGGGAGCCTGAGCCTGGTTCACCTGATTCTCATCAAACTCTTCCCAGTTCCCGGTCTCTCCACCAGCCCACTTGTCATCACCATTGACTGGGACATCCTGGACTCCCCAGGTGTTTTCTTctggctgctgttgttgctgctgaacAACTGGCCCAGACTGCTGAGTGGGTGGCTGTTGTTCAGTCCATGGACTAGCCTCTGGGTTGAACTCTACTTCCACCTTCTCCTGAGGACGGGCCTGGGGAGGCAGTGGAATAGGTGGCGGGGGGTTGGGTGTACTGTCCACAACAGGATTATTAGGGTAGACAGGCACACCTTGGGAGTACGCTGCTACATTTATATTGTTGAAAGTCTGATTGGTGTATGTTTGCGTGGAAATGTTGGAGGGATGTGTTGGGTCCTGGCCTGGAGCCACCATAGGAGTGGGTGGCTGTGGCTGCTGCTGTACTGGCGACATAGTCCTTTGGGGGTCAGGTTTCACACTTCCAATGGACACCACAGCTGGATCCATGTACACTGTGGGAGGTTCTTGAGCAACCTGACTTTCCTGCAAAAAGTCAAAGCTCCCAGGAGATACGAGGTCACTGAGAGAGATCTGCTGAAGCTGTGGTGGGGGAGGTTGCAAGGGTGTGGCAGCTTGCTGGGGTGGAGGCTGCTGGGGTGCTTGTTGTGGTGCTGGCTGTGGGACCTGTTGAGGTGCTTgctgtgggggttgttgtggtaGTGGCTGAGGAGCAGCTTGCGTGAAGTAGGAGGGAGGTGCAGGTGGCAGGCCAGGAGCTGTAGGTGGGGCACCAGGAACAGCTGCTGTAGTCATCTGAGCCATTGCTGCTACAATTGCCTCCTGTGTGGGTGTGACTGGGTTGGGCTCCTGGTTAATTgctgaagggagtgggggaggggtgactGTTGGGAGTACAAGGCCAGGAGGAGGACCTTCTGCAGTGATGTTGTTCACCACTTCTTCCATAGCAGGTGCAATTAACTCTGTTTCCTCACCAATCATGCCATTTGTGTATTCCTCAGCCACTGTTTCTTTCTCCTAGAAaaagatttgagaaaaaaaaaaattagggtacATCCTAAAATACCTATGGATATTCCAACACTCCTTTCTGGATATCACTAAAGAGGTTTATAAACTACGACATAAGAAGGCATTAAACCAGGTCAGCATAAAGCacgacttgcaaaaaaaaaaaagttggaggggaggaaggtcaGAGGCAAACAGAGGAGGGTTGAGTTATGCAAAGAAACACAAGGCAAATCCACACTTGTCTAGCCACCACACGGTTATGaagtctccttaaaaaaaaaaaatcttcagaccACTGCAAGGACAGGTTTGATCCTAAACCTTACCTTGACAACGGTAAGGATGATTCTTGAAGATCTGTCgaaaagaacaagacaaaaaaagcTTACTTGCCCTTCCTTTTCCCACAACCCCTTCCATCCACTTGACCACATAATGCTCACCAATATAGTTTTTTACTGGGCTATTCGTATTGGTATTTTTGCTTTATTGGTGGCAGTCAAGAGGGTTCTGACACAATGTAACAATCAAGTTAAACCTCAATATGTTCCAGAAAGGTTATTGGAAGTATATCCTTGGCGAGATTTTTCTTACCCTAAAATTTCAAAAAGCTCTATATATTTTGAATACCTTGCTAAGCTAGTACAACAAACAGGGACTTTTTCACATGCTAGATCATCCTCTGTATCCCAACTTTAATGCTCTAACAATATAAAGGATACATTGATTAAAACAAGTGatgagaaaacaaaaactaaaaaggtAAAGCATAGGATAAAAGTGGTATGAATATCATATTCTCAAAGCCAACAACAATAACTTCATCCAAATACATTAATTTGGCTCCAATAGATAAGTACAAAAAGTAGAATCATTTTATGAAGCAAAGAAGGGAATATAATTGCAGCTGATAAATTATTAAAACTTcttgaaaaattaatatatcatgACAGACTCACTAGGTAATATTATTaattgcaactcatcaacagcaCATATAACAACAATCAATTAACATTAATGTTGTcaatattatgaagaaaaaaatctcaacttCTTCTTCAGCCTTAAGCTAATCAAATTACAAAAGTTCAATAACAAAGAGCAGTCACTCACGGGCTCTTTGCTGATAGCCTCTTCCGTTGTGGTTGGTTTTCTCTCAGGATAGCAGCAGACAGAAATCTGTTCCACAATATTACGCAGGGCTTTGTATGTGGTGCTAGCGACTTCCTTATTCCTCCCCTCCAGCAGATGGAGGAAATGCTCTCCTGCTTTCCGTAGTTCATCCTGATTTGatgagaaaaattttattttttagttaaacTTTCCAACCTCCACGGTGGCTAAGAAACATGCAAATTTTAATCAGTGCAATTCCCAACATGGTTGAGTCTTTTACCtaaactttcttttatttcctcaacTAATGTGATATTTATTCTTACCAATCAAGAACATTATATAAATACTCACAGAgtaatataacaaacacaaatctCTTATTTATTTGCATTACTTAAAAAGAAATTGTTCTGCTTACATTGAATTCAGGCAGAGGCTGGCCTTCCGACCTGGTTGGGGTCACCAATTTGAAAAAAGCATCAAGCTGATTTATGTTCTCGGGCTCAAGCTGTACAGCACCATTGGTCCCCGCCAAGAAGTCTGTGCGAGCCTCTTCCTGTCCCATTTGATGCAAAACTTCCTGTGAAGAAAGAGTTAAAGTTATAATAAACTGCACAATTGTAATGAAGTTCAATTTCCCAAATTTCCAGCAAATTGTCCCCAAACTTTTCTATAGATTTGATaagaaagagtaataatgattttaaaaataaatatctttataaataataaacactacTATACTAGAAACATGGCAAGGTTCATCAATCATTACACTTttataaaactaaatatttaAAGTGAATATCAAAATCTCTTACTCAATGTCACGAAATTAAATACAAGCTACAGAAGCACATTAACAcagttttttgtcttttccttagtCTCCCCTTCAATTCATCCTTTACACACTAACCTACAAAGATAACAGAACCATACCTgaattttcaatatttctttcacGCGATTTACTTCTTCCTGAAACCGTTCTTGCTGTTCCCTTTTCAATTGTCTCTTGGAAACTTTGTTGTGTTCTGAGACGATGTTGGAGCACTGCTGACTCAGCTCCCGCATCAGGTCCAGGTTGGCAAGAACATTGTCATAGTTCTGTATGGCAAGCTGCTGGTCCTCATTTAGCTTCTTT
This region of Penaeus monodon isolate SGIC_2016 chromosome 27, NSTDA_Pmon_1, whole genome shotgun sequence genomic DNA includes:
- the LOC119590829 gene encoding caprin-1-like (The sequence of the model RefSeq protein was modified relative to this genomic sequence to represent the inferred CDS: added 56 bases not found in genome assembly): MPSASLKQDTRGSTDNLEPIQKVATLLEKKIRNLEKRRTKLEQYRVDIRAGKKLNEDQQLAIQNYDNVLANLDLMRELSQQCSNIVSEHNKVSKRQLKREQQERFQEEVNRVKEILKIQEVLHQMGQEEARTDFLAGTNGAVQLEPENINQLDAFFKLVTPTRSEGQPLPEFNDELRKAGEHFLHLLEGRNKEVASTTYKALRNIVEQISVCCYPERKPTTTEEAISKEPEKETVAEEYTNGMIGEETELIAPAMEEVVNNITAEGPPPGLVLPTVTPPPLPSAINQEPNPVTPTQEAIVAAMAQMTTAAVPGAPPTAPGLPPAPPSYFTQAAPQPLPQQPPQQAPQQVPQPAPQQAPQQPPPQQAATPLQPPPPQLQQISLSDLVSPGSFDFLQESQVAQEPPTVYMDPAVVSIGSVKPDPQRTMSPVQQQPQPPTPMVAPGQDPTHPSNISTQTYTNQTFNNINVAAYSQGVPVYPNNPVVDSTPNPPPPIPLPPQARPQEKVEVEFNPEASPWTEQQPPTQQSGPVVQQQQQQPEENTWGVQDVPVNGDDKWAGGETGNWEEFDENQVNQAQAPTNGHGDYERRGGYRGGRGRGFGTRGGFRGGRGNSGGGGYQNGRGAYGGGYGGGGYRGGRGGMGGGPRGGRGGFRGQGPRGNFRGRGGGYQGQRPPYQQQHQQQ